The segment TGTTGCTCGCTCACTGATTTGGAGTTTGAAGAAGTGGATCGAACCTCCGAGGAGGATGGACGGGAGAGTGGCTTAGAACCAACCGACTTCTGCTCAGTATGCTCTTCATTAAAGCCCAATGCCACACGATTTTTGCTTGATTCAACAGCAGATGATGCACCATCAGAGCTTCCTGATGTCAAACCAACACAACTTTTATCCATCACAGCTGGAAGACTGTCAacaatacaaaaagaaaacgaaGCTCATGAGAAAGTTCATCTATAAGGCATATTGTTGCTGGACCAAAAAGGGCCCACCCCTGCTTTCACTAAGGGTGTCATACATCCACCTGTGTGTCAAATAGAATCAAGGAAAATGATACATAACAGGGACTTGAGTCTAGGATAGGATGGCGCTCACCTTGACACCAACGCATTGTctttagtttttatttgttGAGAGGTCGAAGTCGACGGATCAGTGACCTGTTTTGGACCATTTTCTTTTCTGAAAGAATTCTTTGCACCAGCACCATCTGATTAAATGTAAAAACATTCACAACAGAAACTTAATCaaaaactgaaagaaaaaaaaatcaaaaagcgACGAGTTATGCACTTCCACTAGGGAAATCGCATACTTTCGGTGACCATACTAAATCCCAGCCATAAACAATTGGAATATTATTATCGGAGGAAAAGAAGGCAAGAAGGTAAGCACGAACCAATGATGATGTATATTAAAAGATGCAAGAACgaaaatatattcatatgacTGGTGTTTACCGTGTGATGAATGACGAGAAGAGAAATTCATCCGACCACCCCTGCTACCACGGCCTATGCCACCACCAGATCTCCATTGTGGCTCAACAGAGTCCTTGTTGCGAAGATTCTGTTGCATTTAATAACAATGTCAATCACCCATTAATGCAGACAAGACACACTTCACCACATcaagtaaaaaaaacacataccTCTTTTCTCTTATCACGCTTCTTCTTAACCTCAAGGAATGGATCTGCAATATCAAAggacaaattttaaaaattgtttcagAACATTAGTATAGAATACTAACTGCTCTCAACTTAACCTAAACCTTAGAATCAATCCTAAACAAGACATTATGACATAAAACAACTAGAGACAGCTTTCACTTCAGTTTGATATGAATAAGCAATAAAATTCAGACATAATCTAAACAAAATCAGATGCTAAAACCTAAGTTTAAAACCCCTAAAAATCGAGAGCTAGAATGGAAAAATCGTGGATCCAGAAACCAAATCAGGTGATcaaaaggagagaagaggatgatgatgatgatgattacccTGAAGAAGGAGGCGTTGAGTAGCGTCATCGGGATCCATATTGCAATCAAGGAGCATTGCGTGAATCTCATCCTCACTGTAGTTCCCAGCTGTGATCTCCTTGATTCTCTGAATCGTCTTCCTCGTTTCCGCCGCAATCGAAACCCTACCACTCCCTACCatcctctctttctttctttttctcaaaaACAAATGAATGTCGCTTCTGGTTAATTTGAATCTGGGACCAGACCAGAGAAGGTCTGAGTTAGCCCCCtgtaataatatatgtatgtataaacGAATACGCAGAGTGATGAATGAGCAGGAAAGAAGGAAGGGATTTGAAactaggaggaggaggaagaaggagaagagaagagtggTTTTTGGAAGCGTagggctctctctctctctcttcttcttaatttatttatgaatctctaatctttttttttttgataattacaaTGATggctttatctttttttttttcttagcgGTTAAAATCTATGGAAGGCCAAAGAGCCGTATAATTTAATCCACAGTACAATAAAACATCATAATGTTGCAATAAATTCGACCAATGATTTGCTGGGAGAGAGTTTGTGGAATTGTATTATttgtatctctctctctctctctctgtttaaaaaatcaatatggcTGAAACTGAGTCATTTTGTAGAATAAATTTGTTTGGAATAACATCGTTCCAAAAATATCTATCGactataatgatttttttttgataaatcaaTTCCACATGTTCCATTTGAAATAAAGCagaaaaattaaatcatttGTAAAATCTATTCATTTTATTCAGAACTGTAAATATTCGTAAATGTATGGAATAtgtgaaatttattatttagtgaTGTGGCATTAAAGTCATTAAGCACCAATGAACCTATGCCACGTAAAGCCGCTGACCAAATAGCTAAACGAAGAATAGAGCGACGTCGTTTAGAGTTTGATGATGTTTTGTCGGGTCACGAAACTCCTCCTCATCAGTCAAAACAGGCTCCATCGTGTCCGATTCTCAAAGAACTCGCTCCTTTCTCTCCACACCGTCTTCTTCTCCGATCAATCTCTCATCGACCAGATCGAATTTCCACCCGTCTATATCTATCACTcactcctcctcctcgtctGATTTTGCAAGGCAAGTCTCTCAATCTGAAAATCCATCACCTCGTAAGAATCGAAATCGAAATCGAATCAATTCAATTGGATTTGAGAGAAATCCCTAATCGAGATTCTTCTTAACGATTGAATTACGTTTTCTTTTCTAATTGAAATATGATTATTCAAAGATTATCTGTTTTTTTAGATGAGCATGAAGGCTACGATTCTGATATTAGGGCTCGTATGGAGCTTCCAGGCAGCGTTAGGGATTAGATTCGTCATAGACAGAGAAGAATGTTTCTCCCACAAGGCTGAATACGAAGGCGATACACTTCATGTCTCTTTCGTCGTCATCAAGTCTGATTCTCAATGGCATTTTAACGAGGATGGTGTAGATCTTGTGGTATGACTTAGCCCCTTGCAAATCGTCAGACTTGTTAATTGTAGATGACGATCATTAGAATCTCCATTGTTGAATATTAAAGTATTAGTTAGCTCTATATGCTATTGGTAGATATTCTCTAATCCTCTATAtagaaaatgatttctttttctttaaacttgTACCGTTGatgttaatttgtttttttaccaTAGTTACAATTCTCTTGTGTTTGTTTGAGTAACCAGTTGTGATGATGTTATTCTCTTGGACATGGAATTACACAAATGTATCTCTTGTGTTCTGTTGAATGATATAACCATGTGTTGTGATATAACCATGTATTGGAACAGATACACGGCCCAACAGGGGAACAGATTCATGACTTCAGGGAGCAGATAAGTGCCAAGCACGACTTTGTTGTCCAAAAGAAAGGGGTTTACCGTTTCTGTTTCACTAACAAGTCTCCTTATCATGAAACCATTGACTTCGATGTACAGCTTGGTCACTTTGCATACTACGACCAGCACGCAAAGG is part of the Raphanus sativus cultivar WK10039 chromosome 5, ASM80110v3, whole genome shotgun sequence genome and harbors:
- the LOC108861656 gene encoding transmembrane emp24 domain-containing protein p24beta2, with translation MSMKATILILGLVWSFQAALGIRFVIDREECFSHKAEYEGDTLHVSFVVIKSDSQWHFNEDGVDLVIHGPTGEQIHDFREQISAKHDFVVQKKGVYRFCFTNKSPYHETIDFDVQLGHFAYYDQHAKDEHFTPLMEQISKLEEALYNIQFEQHWLEAQTDRQAIVNENMSKRAVHKALFESFALIGASVLQVYLLRRLFERKLGMSRV